A portion of the Flavobacterium magnum genome contains these proteins:
- a CDS encoding T9SS type A sorting domain-containing protein, with translation MRKITLLTLMVCFSSFVSAQCLTATGQWPTATYTPLTCDGFTVNTATGGGYANEYSKINVVAGETYQFSSSNPTDVITISDEAGTNVLAYGENAYVLWVSDVSGVVRFYTHKDNTCAGEGFTTRFRNVICGTPPSCMPASGVDVAAVGLDSASLGWNASNTNPANGYDYILTQDSTAPDASSTPDATLPAGTLTVDFTALSELTQYYFWVRANCGGGDVSTWVGTDFTTLGPPPVNDDATGAITLTLDIGTACGPNKITGISNANTTPSAEVDPTCMDQYDPSFGNGDMWYAIQAPASSFTINVSDITGQIITVSSALYSGTPGNLTETGTCGNAGTKTYSNLVIGDTYYLRVWDYANDGIGTFSLCGWYIDCENPTATYTPVFDCASAQFNVEVEVTDMGTATSLTISDDQGNASQTANGTGVYSFGPYAEGTSVVITVANDQSDFCTITSGTLQSACPPVNDDPAGAIELTLDLGAACGPNKITGISNAATTGSDAEVDPSCIDQYNPSNGNGDLWYYFVAPAPTLSLNISDITGGIFTVSSVLYSGTPGNFTEVGACGNAATKNYTGLTVGDTYYFRVWDYANDGIGTFSICGWYLDCENPTATYTVVSDCANGDQFLVDVNVTGMGSATSLTISDNQGSTSQTAGATGTYTFGPFANGTSVIFTLQNDQSAACMITSTAQTQGACPQDCAAAEVIANCGDAVTASFSGAGAWNITTCGFQTNGAEKLYSFTPTVTGLHKLTITASTGGYVDYFYKEASGTCDATGWSCIGDATLPETNNIGTLTAGTQYLILLDSENVNPKDVTFSIVCPTLGVEDSAFESLSVYPNPVKNILNLSGTRNISGVSVFNMLGQQMMAKVVNSNESQIDMTHLASGTYFVKVSAENQVKTIKVVKQ, from the coding sequence ATGAGAAAAATTACTTTATTAACTTTAATGGTGTGCTTTTCGTCGTTTGTATCGGCGCAATGCCTTACCGCGACCGGACAGTGGCCAACTGCCACGTACACGCCACTGACGTGTGACGGATTTACCGTAAACACCGCCACCGGTGGTGGATATGCCAACGAATATTCGAAAATCAATGTCGTGGCCGGAGAGACTTATCAATTTTCGAGTTCAAATCCTACCGATGTCATTACCATTTCAGATGAGGCGGGAACCAACGTCCTGGCTTACGGCGAAAATGCTTATGTGCTTTGGGTGTCAGACGTGTCAGGTGTGGTTCGTTTTTACACACACAAAGACAATACCTGCGCCGGTGAGGGCTTTACAACGCGTTTCAGAAACGTGATCTGCGGTACGCCGCCAAGTTGTATGCCTGCAAGTGGTGTGGATGTTGCGGCTGTTGGTTTGGATTCTGCCAGCCTGGGCTGGAATGCTTCAAACACCAATCCGGCGAACGGTTACGACTATATCCTTACCCAGGACAGCACCGCCCCGGACGCGTCTTCAACGCCCGATGCGACACTTCCGGCAGGAACCCTGACAGTTGATTTCACCGCTTTGAGCGAACTGACACAGTATTATTTCTGGGTACGTGCGAATTGTGGCGGCGGCGATGTAAGTACGTGGGTAGGGACAGATTTTACCACCCTTGGGCCACCACCTGTTAATGACGACGCTACGGGTGCCATCACTTTGACACTGGATATCGGAACGGCATGCGGTCCTAACAAGATTACCGGCATTTCCAATGCCAACACCACGCCTTCGGCAGAGGTGGACCCGACCTGTATGGATCAATACGACCCTTCGTTTGGAAACGGAGATATGTGGTATGCCATCCAGGCACCCGCATCAAGTTTTACCATTAACGTATCTGATATTACAGGTCAGATTATTACTGTTTCAAGTGCTTTGTATTCGGGAACGCCGGGTAACCTTACAGAAACCGGAACCTGCGGTAATGCCGGTACCAAGACGTACAGCAATCTGGTTATCGGGGACACTTATTATTTAAGGGTTTGGGATTATGCCAACGACGGAATCGGTACTTTCAGCCTTTGCGGATGGTACATCGACTGCGAAAACCCGACAGCCACCTACACTCCGGTATTTGATTGTGCCAGCGCGCAGTTTAATGTTGAAGTGGAAGTGACCGATATGGGTACCGCTACCTCCCTGACGATTTCAGATGACCAAGGCAATGCCAGCCAAACAGCTAATGGTACTGGGGTGTACAGTTTTGGTCCTTATGCAGAAGGCACATCAGTAGTGATTACTGTTGCCAACGACCAGAGCGATTTCTGTACCATCACGAGTGGCACGCTGCAAAGCGCTTGTCCTCCCGTAAATGACGATCCTGCCGGCGCGATCGAATTGACATTGGATCTTGGTGCTGCCTGTGGGCCAAACAAGATCACTGGCATTTCAAATGCGGCGACAACAGGTTCTGACGCGGAAGTGGATCCGTCATGTATTGACCAGTACAATCCATCAAACGGGAATGGCGATCTTTGGTACTATTTTGTAGCGCCTGCCCCAACGCTCTCATTGAATATTTCTGACATTACAGGCGGCATCTTTACCGTATCCAGCGTGCTTTACTCAGGAACTCCGGGTAACTTCACCGAGGTGGGTGCCTGCGGTAACGCCGCTACAAAGAATTATACCGGACTGACAGTAGGTGATACTTACTATTTCAGGGTTTGGGATTACGCCAATGACGGTATAGGTACGTTCAGCATCTGTGGCTGGTATCTTGATTGCGAGAATCCTACCGCTACTTACACGGTGGTTTCTGATTGTGCCAATGGGGATCAGTTCCTTGTTGATGTCAACGTTACCGGAATGGGATCAGCAACTTCTCTGACCATTTCAGACAATCAGGGAAGTACGTCACAAACTGCCGGTGCGACAGGAACGTACACATTCGGACCTTTTGCGAACGGCACATCGGTAATTTTCACCTTACAGAATGACCAAAGTGCTGCTTGTATGATTACAAGTACAGCGCAGACACAGGGAGCCTGTCCTCAGGATTGTGCTGCTGCAGAAGTGATTGCAAACTGCGGAGACGCGGTCACGGCAAGTTTTTCCGGCGCAGGTGCCTGGAACATCACCACCTGTGGTTTCCAGACCAATGGTGCAGAGAAATTGTATTCGTTTACGCCAACAGTAACAGGATTGCACAAACTAACCATCACCGCTTCGACCGGAGGCTATGTGGATTATTTCTACAAAGAAGCGTCAGGTACCTGCGATGCCACGGGATGGTCCTGTATCGGCGATGCAACATTGCCTGAAACCAATAATATTGGAACGCTTACTGCGGGAACACAATACCTGATCCTGCTGGACAGCGAAAACGTAAACCCAAAAGACGTGACGTTTAGTATCGTATGTCCGACGCTTGGCGTTGAAGACAGCGCCTTCGAATCGCTTTCTGTGTATCCTAACCCGGTGAAAAACATTTTGAACCTTTCAGGAACCAGGAATATCTCAGGCGTTTCGGTTTTCAATATGCTGGGACAACAGATGATGGCAAAAGTTGTTAATTCAAACGAAAGCCAGATTGATATGACGCACCTTGCTTCCGGCACTTACTTTGTAAAAGTTTCTGCTGAAAATCAGGTTAAAACCATTAAGGTGGTTAAGCAATAA
- the fabV gene encoding enoyl-ACP reductase FabV, with protein sequence MIIEPRMRGFICLTAHPDGCARSVKNQIDYVKSKGSIDGAKKVLVIGASTGFGLASRITSAFGSGAATIGVFFEKPPLEGKTASPGWYNSAAFEKEAKSAGLYAKSINGDAFSDEIKQQTIDLIKADLGQVDLVIYSLASPVRTDPKTGILHRSTLKPIGNTFTNKTVDFHTGNVTQVSIDPANEEEIANTVKVMGGEDWVMWIDALKREGLLAQGTMTIAYSYIGPAVTEAVYRKGTIGRAKDHLEATAFSITDSLSDIDGKAYVSVNKALVTQASSAIPVIPLYISLLYKIMKEKGIHEGCIEQIDRLFRDRLYAEGGIPTDEQGRIRIDDWEMRDDVQEKVAALWEQSTTETLPEIGDLAGYRNDFLNLFGFEFAGVDYKADANEMVQIDSIHS encoded by the coding sequence ATGATTATAGAGCCTAGAATGCGCGGATTTATCTGCCTTACGGCGCACCCGGACGGCTGTGCGAGAAGCGTAAAGAATCAAATTGACTATGTAAAATCGAAAGGCAGCATTGACGGCGCCAAAAAAGTGCTTGTAATTGGGGCGTCAACCGGATTCGGGCTTGCGTCGCGGATTACCAGTGCGTTCGGGTCAGGTGCGGCGACAATCGGCGTGTTTTTTGAGAAGCCGCCATTGGAAGGAAAAACCGCTTCACCGGGCTGGTACAATTCGGCCGCATTTGAAAAGGAAGCGAAAAGTGCCGGCCTGTATGCCAAAAGCATTAATGGTGACGCCTTTTCGGATGAGATCAAGCAGCAGACTATTGACCTGATCAAAGCGGATTTAGGGCAGGTGGACCTGGTAATTTACAGCCTGGCGTCTCCGGTGCGTACCGATCCGAAAACGGGCATCCTGCATCGTTCGACGCTTAAGCCGATTGGCAATACCTTTACAAATAAGACGGTGGACTTTCATACCGGAAACGTCACGCAGGTGAGTATTGACCCCGCGAATGAAGAGGAAATCGCGAACACCGTGAAGGTGATGGGCGGTGAGGACTGGGTGATGTGGATTGATGCGCTGAAGCGTGAAGGCCTTCTGGCACAGGGGACGATGACGATTGCCTATTCCTATATCGGTCCGGCAGTGACGGAGGCCGTTTACAGGAAAGGTACGATAGGCCGTGCAAAAGACCACCTCGAGGCGACGGCATTTTCGATTACGGACAGCCTTAGCGATATTGATGGAAAAGCCTACGTATCGGTGAACAAGGCACTGGTGACTCAGGCGAGTTCTGCGATTCCGGTTATCCCGCTTTACATTTCGCTGTTGTATAAAATCATGAAGGAGAAAGGAATTCACGAAGGTTGTATAGAGCAGATAGATAGGCTGTTTCGTGACAGGCTGTATGCAGAGGGCGGCATCCCGACCGATGAGCAGGGCCGCATACGGATTGACGATTGGGAAATGCGCGACGATGTGCAGGAAAAAGTGGCGGCGCTGTGGGAGCAGTCCACTACGGAAACCCTGCCGGAAATCGGTGACCTAGCGGGTTATCGTAATGATTTCCTGAACTTATTCGGGTTTGAATTCGCCGGTGTCGATTACAAGGCAGATGCCAATGAAATGGTTCAGATTGACAGCATACATTCTTAA